The sequence GACGAGGATTAAGAACAAAAGCGCTGGAGCCTAAACATGAAATCTCTACGTCATAACTTATCCGCAGCACGAGATTTTATAGCTTCCTAAGCAATGAAAAAAGCTACATCACAAGCATAACTTTGCTTGGATGTAGCTTTTTAAATTTTTTATGTCTACTACTCACTTTCCGGCAAGTGCCGCTTTAACGAAGTCGCGGATTAGTGGTTGTGGACGTGTTGGGCGTGATGCAAATTCTGGATGGAATGCCACACCGATGAAAAATGGGTGGTCTTCCAATTCGATGATTTCAACAAGCTCATCGTTCGGGCTTATACCAGAAAGTGTCATACCCGCCGCTTCAAATTGCTCACGGTATTCATTATTAAATTCATAGCGATTACGGTGGCGTTCGTAAATCAACTCTTCACCGTAAGCTGCACGCGCTTTTGTTCCTTCTTTTAATTTACATGGATAGATACCCAATCTGAAATAGTCTTCTACACTTTCAGCAGGACATTCGACAATTCGATATTTTGTATCTTTATCGAATTCAGCTGAATGAGCATCTTCCAGTCCCATGATATTACGTGCGTATTCAACTGCTGCCAATTGCATTCCAAGACTAATTCCGAAAAACGGTACTTGGTTTGTCCGCGCATATGTGATTGCTTCAATTTTACCAGCAATTCCACGTTCGCCGAAGCCACCAGGTACAAGGATTCCCTCTACATCTCCAAGGTATTCAGATGCATTTTGTGCTGTCACTTCTTCGGAATTAACCCACTTAAATTCAATATCCGCATCAAAGTCATACCCTGCATGACGCAACGCTTCCACTGCTGAGAAATAAGCATCCTGCAATTCAACATACTTGCCAACAATTCCAATACGAACTGTTTTTGACAAGGATTTCACCTTATTGACGAGTGCTACGATTTCTGTCAAATCAGGCTCTTTCGTCTCAAGTCCAAGGAAATCTACGACGATTCGATCCATGTTTTGTTCATGCAATCTTAATGGCACTTCATACAATGTTTCTGCATCAAGTGCTTCGATGACTTCTTCTGATTTAATATTGCAGAACAATGCAATTTTGTCTTTCATTTCTTGTGGCACTGGATATTCACTCCGAACGACAATCATATTCGGCTGAATCCCAAGGCTTCGAAGTTCCTTTACGCTATGCTGTGTCGGTTTTGTCTTCATTTCACCAGCTGCATGTAAATAAGGAATGAGGGTGTTATGGATATACATGACATCATTTTTCCCAAGATCTGTTTTCATCTGACGAAGTGCTTCAAGGTATGGAAGTGATTCGATATCGCCAACACTGCCGCCAATTTCAGTAATAACAACGTCTGCGTTCGTTTCTTTTCCAGCGCGTTTGATGAGGCTTTTGATTTCATTGGTAATATGAGGGATAACTTGAACTGTCGCCCCATTATATTCGCCACGGCGTTCTTTTTTCAATACAGAGGAATAGACTTTCCCCATTGTAACATTCGAATACTTGTTCAATTTAATGTCGATAAAACGCTCGTAATGGCCGAGGTCAAGATCTGTTTCTGCACCATCTTCTGTGACGAATACTTCACCATGCTGCAGAGGACTCATCATTCTTGGGTCTAGGTTAATGTATGGATCGAACTTTTGCATCGTCACCTGAAGGCCTCGGCTTTTCAATAACCGTCCAAGTGATGCTGCGTTAATGCCTTTACCGAGTGATGATACGACACCACCGGTTACAAAAATATATTTTGTCATGTCAAACTCCTCCGTTCACTTATTTAATGAAAAAATTAAAAAGCGCTCCATCTATAGATATAATCTACAGGAGGAGCGCATATGCACTGGTTTCTTGTGTCCTTTTTAAGGAGCCCAGTAAAATCTTATAGTGTTAGACGCATGAAGTCAAGTACTTATTCTTCAATTTCTTCCTCGTCCTCTTCTTCTTCATCTTCTTCATCAAGTTCTATGTCTTCATCATCAGGAATGATTTCAAGGTCATCGTCAGGCTCAAGTAGATCCACTTCGATTTCTACGATTTCTTCTTCGTCCTCGTCCTCATCATCTTCCTCATCGTCATCAATTAGCTCATCGAATTCCTCGTCGAATAGCTCGTCCTCATCGTCATCTTCTTCGTCCTCTTCCTCATCGTCATCCAATACTGCTTTTTTCTTTTTCTTCTTGCGGACTTTAAC comes from Sporosarcina sp. FSL K6-3457 and encodes:
- a CDS encoding CTP synthase, with the translated sequence MTKYIFVTGGVVSSLGKGINAASLGRLLKSRGLQVTMQKFDPYINLDPRMMSPLQHGEVFVTEDGAETDLDLGHYERFIDIKLNKYSNVTMGKVYSSVLKKERRGEYNGATVQVIPHITNEIKSLIKRAGKETNADVVITEIGGSVGDIESLPYLEALRQMKTDLGKNDVMYIHNTLIPYLHAAGEMKTKPTQHSVKELRSLGIQPNMIVVRSEYPVPQEMKDKIALFCNIKSEEVIEALDAETLYEVPLRLHEQNMDRIVVDFLGLETKEPDLTEIVALVNKVKSLSKTVRIGIVGKYVELQDAYFSAVEALRHAGYDFDADIEFKWVNSEEVTAQNASEYLGDVEGILVPGGFGERGIAGKIEAITYARTNQVPFFGISLGMQLAAVEYARNIMGLEDAHSAEFDKDTKYRIVECPAESVEDYFRLGIYPCKLKEGTKARAAYGEELIYERHRNRYEFNNEYREQFEAAGMTLSGISPNDELVEIIELEDHPFFIGVAFHPEFASRPTRPQPLIRDFVKAALAGK